One genomic window of Leptospira paudalimensis includes the following:
- a CDS encoding FAD-binding oxidoreductase translates to MVTKKTKSIPNIKVPMKEKVEAWGMSSFSMSPVFRPETEEEIKELFVWANQTGTKVALRGGGCSYGDASTNTDGIVLDLTRFNKVLDFNLKSGVMTVQSGARIKDLWETGIENGFWPPVVSGTMMPTLGGALSMNIHGKNNFKVGTIGEHIKEFTFLTAKGDILECSPKKNSDLFYSAISGFGMLGCFLTVQIKMKPIYSGKMKIDPVYVRNFDELFAYFEEHYKTADYLVGWIDAFASGKSLGRGQIHKATNLKAGEDPDFPGNCLLERQHLPSRLFYVIPKKWMWILMRPFSFNFGMRMINLAKCIASILVNNKAYYQGHAEYAFLLDYVPNWKFVYKPGSMIQYQVFIPKENAKQAFSEIFTKCQERGIVNYLSVFKKHKPDPFLLTHAVDGFSMAMDFPVTKGNREKLWSLCYELDEIVLKHKGRFYFAKDSTLRKRVMESYFPKENLKKFYSLKKKYDPKGILQTDLYKRVFLS, encoded by the coding sequence ATGGTTACAAAAAAAACAAAATCCATCCCTAACATAAAAGTCCCAATGAAAGAAAAGGTAGAAGCATGGGGAATGAGTTCATTTTCCATGTCACCGGTGTTTCGACCTGAAACTGAGGAAGAGATCAAAGAACTTTTTGTTTGGGCGAACCAAACTGGCACCAAAGTAGCGTTACGCGGAGGTGGATGTAGTTATGGTGATGCTTCAACCAATACGGATGGAATTGTTTTAGATTTAACTCGTTTTAATAAAGTATTAGATTTTAACTTAAAATCGGGTGTGATGACAGTTCAATCCGGAGCTCGTATCAAAGACCTTTGGGAAACAGGGATCGAAAATGGATTTTGGCCACCTGTTGTTTCTGGAACAATGATGCCAACTCTCGGTGGTGCTCTTTCCATGAACATTCATGGAAAAAATAATTTTAAAGTGGGAACCATCGGCGAACATATCAAAGAATTTACCTTTTTAACTGCAAAAGGTGATATCCTCGAATGTTCTCCTAAAAAAAATTCGGATCTATTTTATTCTGCCATTTCCGGCTTTGGTATGTTAGGTTGCTTTTTGACAGTTCAAATCAAAATGAAACCAATTTATTCAGGAAAGATGAAAATTGATCCCGTGTATGTGCGAAACTTCGATGAATTATTTGCTTATTTTGAAGAACACTACAAAACCGCAGATTATTTGGTGGGTTGGATTGATGCATTTGCATCTGGAAAATCATTAGGCCGTGGTCAAATCCACAAAGCAACCAATCTAAAAGCGGGTGAAGACCCAGATTTTCCAGGGAATTGTTTGTTAGAAAGACAACACCTACCTTCCCGTTTATTTTATGTGATTCCTAAAAAATGGATGTGGATCCTCATGCGCCCATTCAGTTTTAATTTTGGAATGAGGATGATCAATTTAGCAAAATGTATTGCAAGCATATTGGTAAACAACAAAGCCTATTACCAAGGACATGCGGAGTATGCGTTTTTACTAGACTATGTTCCGAATTGGAAATTTGTCTACAAACCTGGTTCCATGATCCAATACCAAGTGTTTATTCCTAAAGAAAACGCAAAACAAGCATTTAGCGAAATATTCACAAAATGCCAAGAACGTGGTATCGTGAATTACTTATCAGTTTTCAAAAAACACAAACCAGATCCATTCCTTCTCACACATGCTGTGGATGGATTTTCAATGGCGATGGATTTTCCTGTCACAAAAGGGAATCGTGAAAAACTTTGGTCTCTTTGTTATGAACTTGATGAGATTGTCTTAAAACACAAAGGAAGATTTTATTTTGCAAAAGATTCTACTCTCCGCAAACGTGTGATGGAGTCTTATTTTCCAAAAGAAAATTTAAAGAAGTTTTATTCTTTAAAGAAAAAATATGATCCAAAAGGAATTTTACAAACAGATTTGTACAAACGAGTGTTTTTAAGTTAA
- a CDS encoding DUF1574 domain-containing protein gives MDLIRNRYLLVPFLVVFLTFCLDKLLVLENVHTYFSKSLSDINYIQKNELYEDLKEYLKLKDRDKVIVYFGNSRALLFDNEYIHKKYPGWVMFNFSVPGGKPDYVLQWMEQFAKDEVKPEFFLFDHSVEMFNSTATLKVDETLTNGLNVSFVLKHFSKFSTDDISTLIAKRMFRAYQYRPKLEVIITRAKNKDTLLYPYRSLRNNLMANLKKGKGSAMTPGTHQAVLPPELLKKSAIGDFHSYLVPFRFSENILSFTDQSLQLAKQLNVPSAVIWVRLSLPYMDHIRHLKVSVAENKEGTVYEDWYPRIVEYHKQNGIPFWNMNDDPTYTCNEFSDAGHMSPSCYNDYTDYIFKNLNQSLVMGAR, from the coding sequence GTGGATTTAATACGAAATCGTTATTTGTTAGTTCCATTTTTAGTTGTTTTTTTAACATTTTGTTTAGATAAATTATTGGTTTTAGAAAATGTTCATACATATTTTTCAAAATCATTGTCTGATATCAATTACATCCAAAAAAACGAATTATACGAAGACTTAAAAGAATACTTAAAACTCAAAGATAGAGACAAAGTCATTGTTTATTTTGGAAATTCAAGAGCTCTCCTCTTTGATAACGAATACATTCACAAAAAGTACCCTGGTTGGGTGATGTTTAATTTTTCTGTTCCTGGCGGGAAACCAGATTACGTTTTACAATGGATGGAACAGTTTGCAAAAGATGAAGTAAAACCGGAATTCTTTTTATTTGATCATTCTGTAGAAATGTTTAACTCTACTGCCACCTTAAAAGTGGATGAAACCTTAACCAATGGGCTCAATGTTTCATTTGTACTAAAACATTTTTCCAAATTTTCAACGGATGATATATCAACACTGATCGCAAAACGTATGTTCCGTGCATATCAATACCGTCCCAAATTGGAAGTTATCATCACTAGAGCCAAAAATAAGGATACTTTGTTATATCCTTATAGAAGTTTGCGAAATAACCTGATGGCAAATTTGAAAAAGGGGAAAGGTTCTGCGATGACTCCAGGGACACACCAAGCAGTCCTTCCACCAGAATTATTAAAAAAATCAGCCATTGGTGATTTTCATTCTTATCTAGTTCCATTCCGATTTTCTGAGAATATATTGAGTTTCACAGACCAATCATTACAATTAGCGAAACAGTTAAATGTTCCTTCGGCTGTCATTTGGGTTAGGTTATCTTTACCTTATATGGATCACATAAGGCATTTGAAAGTATCAGTAGCTGAGAATAAAGAAGGAACAGTGTATGAAGATTGGTATCCGCGTATCGTGGAATATCACAAACAAAATGGTATCCCATTTTGGAACATGAATGATGATCCTACATACACCTGCAACGAGTTTAGTGATGCAGGTCACATGTCACCATCTTGTTATAATGATTACACTGACTATATTTTTAAAAACCTAAATCAATCTTTGGTGATGGGAGCTCGGTAA
- a CDS encoding acyl-CoA thioesterase, translated as MSKPSKYKHKFTQQVVWGEMDAFGHVNNVTYVRYFESARADYFTKEGLWDSPLKPVKAGPVLTHLDMDYRKQVVFPATLEITLEVNAISSRAFSVICSMWNEENECVLTGNASFVWFDFTLQKPSALPEHFKTKFGSSNLV; from the coding sequence ATGTCAAAACCATCCAAGTACAAACATAAATTCACACAACAAGTGGTCTGGGGAGAGATGGATGCTTTTGGCCATGTCAACAATGTCACCTACGTTCGTTACTTTGAGTCTGCAAGAGCAGATTATTTTACAAAAGAAGGACTTTGGGATTCTCCATTAAAACCTGTAAAAGCAGGTCCAGTACTCACCCATTTGGATATGGACTATCGTAAACAAGTTGTTTTCCCTGCTACCTTAGAAATCACTCTTGAAGTGAATGCCATTTCTTCCAGAGCATTCTCTGTGATTTGTTCTATGTGGAATGAAGAAAATGAATGTGTTTTAACTGGGAACGCATCCTTTGTTTGGTTTGATTTCACACTACAAAAACCTTCTGCATTACCAGAACATTTCAAAACAAAATTTGGAAGTTCAAATTTGGTATGA
- a CDS encoding PP2C family protein-serine/threonine phosphatase, which produces MMLQSIQDRFKLDDEVLKISRICLVVFSSFIGFGIFAPVDELGLYDPKWIRVIHASITISFFIATYFVSWVRKNIQTIMLVFFYTMSAHSLILLYWNSLYIGYLVGMILVLSCIGVSFVDRRSLVSYLGTVTSFGILVGIYTKEHQVDLSLYLSAIITPALVSYLTLNIRLSSVEKLRSSESQLKKFQDRMLSELELANETQSNLVTTEWPKKKGIKFYSFFRSFDQVGGDAISYFEREDGKMALFFADVSGHGIASAMVSAMAVLAFKIHGNQNQPSECLKAIHDDLQSLVPNNHISACVLFVDLETKEIKYSIAGHPPIIHIQKENGPKFLEGLGTLIVSFLKPSLKNYQITLVPGDRILLYSDGILEVFDESGEIYGEEHLFDSIKNHSDKKGDEFLNAIYEDSMSFSAKRISDDMSMLLLEIQ; this is translated from the coding sequence ATGATGTTACAATCAATACAAGATCGTTTCAAATTAGATGATGAGGTTTTAAAAATCTCTAGGATCTGCCTTGTTGTGTTTTCTAGTTTTATCGGATTTGGGATCTTTGCCCCTGTCGATGAATTGGGTTTATATGATCCTAAGTGGATTCGAGTGATCCATGCTTCGATTACGATTTCATTTTTTATAGCTACTTATTTTGTGAGTTGGGTACGAAAAAATATCCAAACCATTATGTTGGTATTTTTTTATACAATGAGTGCTCATTCTTTAATCCTATTGTATTGGAATTCATTATACATCGGTTATTTGGTTGGAATGATTTTGGTTCTCTCTTGTATTGGTGTGAGTTTTGTGGACAGACGTTCTCTAGTTTCTTATCTGGGCACTGTTACTTCTTTTGGAATATTAGTTGGAATTTATACAAAAGAACACCAAGTCGACCTATCCTTATATTTATCTGCAATCATAACACCGGCCTTGGTTTCATACCTAACACTGAATATACGGCTGAGTTCTGTTGAAAAGTTAAGAAGTTCAGAATCCCAACTTAAAAAATTCCAAGACCGAATGTTAAGTGAATTGGAATTAGCAAATGAAACCCAATCAAACTTAGTTACAACCGAGTGGCCCAAAAAAAAGGGGATTAAATTTTATTCTTTTTTTCGTTCCTTTGACCAAGTGGGTGGTGATGCGATCAGTTACTTTGAAAGAGAAGATGGCAAAATGGCATTATTTTTTGCGGATGTATCGGGACATGGAATTGCATCTGCGATGGTGTCAGCAATGGCTGTATTGGCATTTAAAATTCATGGGAACCAAAACCAACCATCAGAATGTTTGAAAGCGATTCATGATGATTTACAAAGTTTAGTTCCAAACAATCATATTAGTGCTTGTGTTTTGTTTGTGGATTTAGAAACAAAAGAAATCAAATATTCGATTGCAGGTCATCCTCCAATCATTCATATCCAAAAAGAAAATGGACCAAAGTTTTTAGAAGGACTGGGTACTCTCATTGTTTCCTTTCTCAAACCAAGCTTAAAAAACTACCAAATCACACTTGTTCCAGGAGATAGGATTTTATTGTATTCCGATGGAATTTTGGAGGTATTTGATGAATCAGGTGAGATTTATGGTGAAGAACATTTGTTTGATTCCATCAAAAATCATTCTGACAAAAAAGGTGATGAATTTTTAAATGCTATTTATGAAGACTCAATGTCATTTTCTGCAAAACGCATTTCGGATGATATGAGTATGTTATTATTGGAAATACAATGA
- a CDS encoding NYN domain-containing protein: MPVNERILIDGMNLMYKFPDLAFCLGEYRLQDARSGLLIHLKRHFPDLNQRKVLVFFDGKKELLSECYSEEWEGFSIHYSHEKKADELIIGYLNYCQVPSQCLVVTSDKEILSYARRLRAKRKTSEEFYTEWVKRETEVDETEFNHLKEGLTPSSESDYWERQFLP, translated from the coding sequence GTGCCCGTAAATGAGAGAATCCTGATCGACGGGATGAATTTGATGTATAAATTTCCAGACTTGGCATTTTGTTTGGGGGAATACCGCCTCCAAGATGCGAGAAGTGGATTACTCATTCATTTAAAACGCCATTTTCCCGACCTAAACCAACGCAAAGTTCTCGTCTTTTTTGACGGAAAGAAGGAGTTACTTTCTGAATGTTATTCCGAGGAGTGGGAAGGATTTTCCATCCATTACAGCCATGAAAAAAAAGCGGACGAACTCATCATTGGGTATTTAAACTATTGTCAAGTACCTTCTCAATGTTTGGTGGTAACATCAGACAAAGAGATCTTAAGTTATGCAAGAAGGTTACGGGCAAAACGTAAGACATCTGAAGAGTTTTATACAGAATGGGTCAAACGGGAAACAGAAGTGGATGAAACTGAATTTAACCACCTGAAAGAAGGATTGACACCTAGTTCGGAAAGCGATTACTGGGAGAGACAATTCCTTCCTTGA
- the pbpC gene encoding penicillin-binding protein 1C has product MISSFHRMAFANLVTLFLFFPSIVWALPTYQEVKASFTPSDISLYDRKNELIQRLRIRKDFRSEEWVEYSEFPKFLIDSVIHAEDKRFFEHGGVDGNAILSSIFAGLKGSSIRGASTISMQLVTLLDPELQPKKNQRKSIFQKLKQINRVMELESIWNKEEILTAYLNLIYFRGELKGIASASKGLFRKSVSSITPNESYLLAALIRSPQSPIEKVSKRVCALKWERDGKTSDCEELSRFVRESLFRNLDYPQHPSLVPLFAKTVIELGGHNQFQNQKIETSLSLVYQKKIEEILRRNIKTLENRNVKDGAVIVLENKTGNILVYVPNIGRESSVSQLDLVRTKRQVGSTLKPFVYALNFEQKKLTPQSILSDSPIGIPVYQGIYRPLNYDKSYKGNVTVRESLASSLNIPAIRALSFLDVNEFVSLLENLGIQGLQYPEFYGPSLALGAADISLLELTNAYRMFANGGIYSQIQWKKLETNLTQKRIFSPQVSYMISDILSDREARSLGFGWDNFLSTSYFTAVKTGTSQDMRDNWCIGYSEHYTVGVWVGNPTGSPMLDVSGITGAAPVWRETMDLLHESLSSKLHPIEVSNSNEMEPDLEIFSSNSNQIEKTKSFRILTPVSGSIFALDPDIPNGRQKILFTISSYDVSYSYHLNDVFLANAKEPYLWEPKKGEYRLEIKDKDHKVVSLSLFEVR; this is encoded by the coding sequence ATGATCTCATCTTTTCACCGAATGGCCTTCGCAAATCTCGTTACACTATTTTTATTTTTCCCTTCCATTGTATGGGCACTTCCTACGTATCAGGAAGTAAAAGCAAGTTTCACACCATCTGACATCAGTTTGTATGACAGAAAAAATGAACTCATCCAACGCCTTCGGATCAGAAAGGATTTTCGATCAGAAGAGTGGGTGGAGTATTCAGAATTCCCAAAATTTTTAATCGATTCTGTCATCCATGCGGAAGATAAACGTTTTTTTGAACATGGTGGAGTGGATGGAAATGCAATCTTATCTTCCATTTTTGCAGGTTTAAAAGGTTCTTCGATACGAGGTGCATCCACCATATCAATGCAACTTGTCACTCTTCTTGATCCAGAGTTACAACCAAAGAAAAACCAAAGGAAATCCATCTTTCAAAAACTCAAACAAATCAATCGAGTTATGGAACTAGAATCAATTTGGAACAAAGAAGAAATACTCACTGCCTATCTAAATTTGATTTATTTTCGTGGGGAATTAAAGGGAATTGCTTCCGCTTCCAAAGGATTGTTTCGTAAATCGGTTTCATCGATCACTCCCAATGAATCCTATTTACTTGCAGCATTAATTCGTTCTCCACAAAGTCCCATTGAAAAAGTATCGAAGCGAGTTTGTGCCCTTAAGTGGGAACGAGATGGGAAAACATCCGATTGTGAGGAACTTTCTCGTTTTGTTAGGGAAAGTTTGTTTCGTAATTTAGATTATCCCCAACATCCTTCCCTTGTCCCACTTTTTGCAAAAACAGTAATTGAATTAGGTGGTCACAATCAATTTCAAAATCAGAAAATAGAAACCTCTTTATCCTTAGTTTACCAAAAGAAAATCGAAGAAATTCTAAGAAGGAATATTAAAACATTAGAAAATAGAAATGTAAAAGATGGTGCTGTGATTGTATTGGAAAACAAGACAGGAAATATTCTTGTGTATGTTCCCAATATTGGGCGAGAAAGTTCTGTTTCTCAATTGGATTTAGTTCGTACCAAAAGGCAAGTTGGATCCACTTTAAAACCATTTGTTTATGCTTTAAATTTTGAGCAGAAAAAACTTACTCCTCAATCCATTTTATCTGATTCTCCCATTGGAATTCCTGTTTACCAAGGTATTTATAGACCACTAAATTATGACAAATCATATAAAGGAAACGTGACAGTAAGGGAAAGTTTAGCATCCTCTTTAAATATTCCTGCCATTCGAGCTTTGTCTTTTTTAGATGTTAATGAATTTGTATCCCTTTTAGAAAATCTTGGAATCCAGGGATTACAGTACCCAGAGTTTTATGGTCCATCACTTGCACTAGGTGCAGCTGACATTAGTTTATTAGAACTTACCAATGCATATCGGATGTTTGCAAACGGTGGTATATATTCCCAAATCCAATGGAAAAAATTGGAAACAAACCTTACCCAAAAAAGAATTTTTTCCCCACAGGTAAGTTATATGATTTCTGATATTTTATCAGACAGAGAAGCAAGGTCTCTTGGTTTTGGATGGGATAATTTTTTATCCACCTCTTATTTTACGGCAGTGAAAACGGGAACAAGCCAAGATATGCGAGATAATTGGTGTATTGGATATTCAGAACATTATACTGTTGGTGTGTGGGTCGGTAATCCGACTGGAAGTCCAATGTTGGATGTGTCTGGCATCACAGGTGCAGCACCTGTTTGGCGAGAGACTATGGACTTATTACATGAATCACTCAGTTCAAAATTACATCCCATCGAAGTATCCAACTCTAATGAGATGGAACCAGATCTTGAAATTTTTTCGTCTAATAGTAATCAAATTGAGAAAACAAAATCGTTTCGAATTTTGACACCTGTGAGTGGGAGTATTTTTGCTTTGGATCCAGATATTCCGAATGGTCGACAAAAAATCCTCTTTACAATCAGTTCCTACGATGTTTCGTATTCTTATCATTTAAACGATGTCTTTCTTGCAAATGCAAAAGAACCATATCTCTGGGAGCCAAAAAAAGGAGAGTATCGATTGGAAATCAAAGACAAAGATCATAAGGTTGTATCCTTATCTTTATTTGAAGTTCGGTAA
- a CDS encoding LptF/LptG family permease, which yields MNLILTPFLWFKREFIPFRTLDRYLFFDFFKTFIGTLIMLTSMIVIYKFTDVMKYLVSSKVNQSHVYLHVLYSLPSMVDQVVAPALMFSVCFVIGQFSVNKELVAMMVAGVSFIRIITPILFFGIAMWLIMTLFGQTVVIPANKKAQIEFSIMAKGSNRLIDFVYQLHIKGKKGFYYVYWIDEKENTVKGGFNYIEITPDGFPTYTVSSQKAKYIPNPHSWVLYDAEEVRFNENLDLVSRTKYAEKTYDFPEDLAYFSKPVRNPEEMNFFELADEIESRITKGIPFRNVIVQQHMAFAMPLMSFVVVTLGALAGAITKRSAGVASLGLTIAVVLLYYILNSTAKTLAENGALPIWIGMWITPVIFTYAAYFLYRRMNI from the coding sequence ATGAACCTTATTTTAACACCGTTTCTCTGGTTCAAACGAGAGTTTATCCCTTTCCGAACTCTCGACAGATATTTATTTTTTGATTTTTTCAAAACTTTCATTGGCACACTGATCATGTTAACGTCGATGATCGTCATTTATAAATTCACAGATGTAATGAAGTATTTGGTTTCTTCCAAAGTAAACCAGTCCCATGTATACTTACATGTTTTGTATTCTTTGCCATCGATGGTGGATCAGGTAGTAGCGCCTGCACTTATGTTTTCCGTTTGTTTTGTCATAGGACAATTTAGCGTAAATAAGGAACTTGTGGCGATGATGGTGGCAGGTGTATCCTTCATTCGAATCATCACTCCAATTTTATTTTTTGGTATCGCCATGTGGCTTATCATGACGTTGTTTGGGCAAACCGTTGTGATTCCAGCAAATAAAAAGGCTCAAATAGAATTTAGCATCATGGCAAAAGGTTCCAATCGATTGATCGATTTTGTCTACCAATTGCACATCAAAGGAAAAAAAGGATTTTATTACGTATATTGGATCGATGAAAAGGAAAACACAGTTAAGGGAGGATTTAATTATATTGAAATCACTCCTGACGGATTTCCTACTTATACAGTCTCATCCCAAAAAGCAAAATACATTCCAAATCCACATAGTTGGGTTTTGTATGACGCGGAAGAAGTTAGATTCAATGAAAATTTAGATCTGGTTTCAAGAACCAAATATGCAGAAAAAACGTATGACTTTCCTGAAGACTTAGCTTACTTTTCTAAACCGGTTCGAAATCCAGAGGAAATGAATTTTTTTGAACTCGCTGACGAAATTGAATCAAGAATTACCAAAGGGATACCTTTTCGGAATGTCATCGTCCAACAACATATGGCATTTGCGATGCCACTTATGTCCTTTGTGGTTGTAACACTTGGTGCACTCGCAGGTGCGATCACAAAACGTTCGGCAGGTGTTGCAAGCCTTGGACTCACGATTGCTGTGGTGTTGTTATACTATATTCTAAATTCAACTGCTAAAACATTAGCTGAAAATGGAGCATTGCCGATTTGGATCGGGATGTGGATCACACCTGTAATTTTCACTTACGCAGCTTATTTTCTCTACCGAAGGATGAATATTTAA
- a CDS encoding SDR family NAD(P)-dependent oxidoreductase: MGKKIIVVGASSGIGKAIAEQELNAGSSVVLLARREKSLESIAKKANSSKEKRAFPLVFDVTKFQTAEKTFQKAVSLLGGVDEVYFASGVMPEIGKQEYNVSKDLEMLNVNLLGAVAFLNPVATFFTKQKSGKIIGISSIAGERGRKGNPVYNTSKAGLNTYLEALRNRLSEVNVQVTTIKPGFVKTEMTDGLVLPEKGLLKAITAEEAAEKIRAIVASGKDEAFVPGIWALVGLIIRNIPNFIFKKLSI; encoded by the coding sequence ATGGGGAAAAAAATAATCGTCGTCGGTGCCTCGAGTGGGATCGGAAAAGCCATTGCTGAACAAGAATTGAACGCTGGGTCCTCCGTGGTCCTTTTAGCCAGAAGGGAAAAATCCCTAGAGTCCATTGCCAAAAAAGCAAATTCCTCCAAAGAGAAACGAGCCTTCCCTTTGGTCTTTGATGTGACTAAATTTCAGACTGCTGAAAAAACCTTCCAAAAAGCTGTCTCCCTCCTTGGTGGTGTGGACGAAGTGTATTTTGCATCTGGTGTGATGCCTGAGATTGGAAAACAAGAATACAATGTGAGTAAAGACTTAGAAATGTTAAACGTTAACCTTCTGGGAGCAGTTGCCTTTTTAAATCCTGTTGCTACTTTTTTTACCAAACAAAAATCAGGAAAGATCATTGGAATCTCTTCCATTGCAGGGGAAAGAGGTAGGAAAGGAAATCCTGTTTATAATACTTCGAAAGCAGGGCTCAATACTTATTTAGAAGCACTACGAAATCGTCTATCAGAAGTAAATGTCCAAGTAACAACAATTAAACCTGGATTTGTCAAAACAGAAATGACAGATGGTTTGGTATTACCTGAAAAAGGATTACTCAAAGCAATTACTGCGGAAGAAGCTGCAGAAAAAATTCGTGCAATCGTTGCGAGTGGCAAAGACGAAGCTTTTGTTCCTGGTATTTGGGCACTTGTCGGTCTTATCATTCGAAACATTCCCAACTTTATTTTCAAAAAACTGAGTATCTAA
- a CDS encoding MBOAT family O-acyltransferase translates to MLFNSIPFLIFFSVVYLLYWAIPKEFRKGFLLFAGICFYAYFSLALTVHFLVVITINYLLYRKIQSTPTRFWVGLAVSLNLINLGFFKYVYFFSKVLSDLTGYPFFQQVPNLIHIALPLAISFYTFQVIAAAVDTYRNPKLPTEKVEDYFLFVAFFPVLIAGPIMRMSDFFPNLDKLTPSKEKMYRASYLMMSGLVKKVLVADPMSLTISPVFNSPSDYDSFSLFIAGICYSIQVFSDFSGLTDMARSVALYLGFETPENFKAPFFSTSGRELWKRWHITLSFWLRDYIYFPLGGSKNGELRTYLNLIIIMTLGGFWHGADYTFICWGFYWGVILAGERFLEGKLGLKLTPEKNKVLIVLKAMIVFVLFSISGLMFRSNNATNMVDHFYGIFTHFSHSLERLLDGTSNHWLVSATSLFGEGSSFKYLHIENLERIFYTSFAVLFFHHLQYFPEFWEKIRKHDVWLVPTLGIITIFLLATLSQDGGEFIYYRF, encoded by the coding sequence ATGTTGTTCAATTCAATACCATTTTTAATCTTCTTTTCTGTCGTTTACCTTTTGTATTGGGCTATCCCCAAAGAATTTCGTAAGGGTTTTCTTCTTTTCGCCGGGATTTGCTTTTATGCATATTTCTCATTGGCACTTACGGTTCACTTCCTTGTAGTCATAACGATCAATTACCTTTTGTATCGTAAGATCCAATCGACTCCGACTCGTTTTTGGGTGGGTCTTGCTGTTTCACTCAACTTGATCAATTTAGGTTTTTTTAAGTATGTTTATTTCTTTAGTAAGGTTCTTTCTGACCTAACAGGTTATCCTTTTTTCCAACAAGTTCCAAATCTTATCCACATTGCACTTCCGCTTGCGATCAGTTTTTATACCTTCCAAGTCATTGCAGCAGCAGTAGACACGTATCGAAATCCAAAACTTCCCACTGAAAAAGTGGAAGACTACTTCTTGTTTGTCGCATTTTTTCCTGTATTAATTGCAGGACCAATCATGCGAATGTCAGATTTTTTTCCAAACTTGGACAAACTCACACCTAGCAAAGAAAAGATGTATCGAGCATCGTATTTGATGATGTCAGGTCTCGTTAAAAAAGTGTTAGTTGCTGATCCAATGTCTCTTACAATTTCACCTGTATTTAATTCTCCATCCGATTATGATTCTTTTTCATTGTTCATTGCTGGTATTTGTTATTCCATTCAAGTATTCAGTGATTTTTCAGGTCTTACCGATATGGCAAGGTCAGTTGCATTGTATTTAGGGTTTGAAACTCCTGAAAACTTCAAGGCACCTTTTTTCTCAACATCAGGTCGAGAGTTATGGAAAAGATGGCATATCACCCTTTCTTTTTGGTTACGTGACTATATTTATTTCCCGTTAGGTGGATCCAAAAACGGTGAACTCAGAACATATCTCAATTTAATTATCATTATGACATTAGGTGGTTTTTGGCATGGAGCAGATTATACTTTTATCTGTTGGGGATTTTATTGGGGTGTGATTTTAGCTGGCGAACGATTTTTAGAAGGGAAATTAGGTCTTAAATTAACTCCTGAAAAAAATAAAGTTTTAATTGTTCTGAAAGCAATGATTGTATTTGTTTTGTTTTCCATCTCAGGACTCATGTTCCGTTCCAATAATGCAACGAATATGGTGGATCATTTTTATGGAATTTTCACACATTTTTCTCATAGTTTAGAGCGATTGTTAGATGGAACTTCTAATCATTGGCTTGTTTCTGCCACTTCTTTGTTTGGTGAAGGATCTTCTTTCAAATACTTACATATTGAAAACTTGGAACGTATCTTTTATACTTCGTTTGCTGTATTATTTTTTCATCATCTGCAATACTTTCCTGAATTTTGGGAAAAAATACGTAAACATGATGTTTGGTTGGTTCCAACACTCGGCATCATCACGATCTTTTTGTTAGCCACATTATCACAAGATGGTGGCGAGTTTATCTATTATCGTTTTTAG